The following are from one region of the Stanieria cyanosphaera PCC 7437 genome:
- a CDS encoding cobyrinate a,c-diamide synthase, with protein MTVVIAGDRSGVGKTTITLAMLAYLSQPGKKIQAFKVGPDYIDPMFHQAVTGKPSRNLDPILTSETYVQSCFTRHCQDADYVVVEGVMGLFDGIARKQRGNGAEEKWRFNDYGSTAHIARLLDLPILLVLDCSRLSTSIAAIVHGYRTLDPKLKIAGVILNRVASDRHLELLKQALTAISIPILGVVRRQDQITIPDRHLGLIPTEELQQLNQIFDRLAHLAKTSFNWHHLLLLLSPSASVPLPSSPLPLSPKAKIAVARDRAFNFYYQDNFDILSQLGAELIFWSPLEDENLPKDIQGFYFGGGFPEVFAEQLSANQIIIQQVHQAIKSGLPTYAECGGLMYLCQQLIDFEQKAWQMVGIIPSHTIMSDRLILGYRQATALQDSPLIFKNQTIEGHEFHRSQITSSAAEPLWHLRGYHSQNQRVMEGFKIFQLHASYLHLHFGENKFLAQNFIQCCSNQKN; from the coding sequence ATGACTGTAGTGATAGCTGGCGATCGCTCTGGCGTAGGTAAAACCACAATTACTTTGGCTATGCTTGCTTATTTATCGCAACCAGGAAAAAAAATTCAAGCGTTTAAAGTTGGACCAGATTATATAGATCCAATGTTTCATCAAGCAGTAACAGGTAAACCTTCGCGCAATCTCGATCCGATTTTAACTTCAGAAACCTATGTTCAATCTTGTTTTACTCGTCACTGTCAGGATGCAGATTATGTTGTCGTTGAAGGGGTGATGGGTTTATTTGATGGTATTGCAAGGAAGCAGAGGGGAAATGGGGCAGAGGAGAAATGGAGATTTAATGATTATGGTAGTACTGCACATATCGCGAGATTATTAGATTTACCTATACTATTAGTTTTAGATTGTTCTCGCTTATCAACTTCGATCGCAGCAATTGTGCATGGTTATCGCACTCTCGATCCAAAACTCAAAATTGCAGGAGTAATCTTAAATCGAGTTGCAAGCGATCGCCATTTAGAATTATTGAAACAAGCTTTAACTGCGATCTCCATACCAATTTTAGGAGTTGTCAGAAGACAAGACCAAATTACTATTCCTGATCGACATTTAGGCTTAATTCCCACTGAGGAATTGCAACAACTCAATCAAATCTTTGATCGATTAGCCCATCTTGCTAAAACCAGCTTTAACTGGCATCATTTATTACTTTTACTCTCCCCCTCTGCCTCTGTTCCCCTCCCCTCTTCTCCCCTTCCTCTCTCTCCTAAAGCTAAAATTGCCGTAGCACGCGATCGCGCTTTTAATTTTTATTACCAAGACAATTTTGATATTCTGAGTCAATTAGGTGCAGAATTAATCTTTTGGAGTCCACTAGAAGATGAAAACTTACCGAAAGATATTCAAGGTTTTTATTTTGGTGGAGGTTTTCCTGAAGTCTTTGCCGAACAACTATCAGCCAATCAAATAATTATTCAACAAGTACACCAAGCAATTAAATCTGGACTTCCCACCTATGCTGAATGTGGTGGTTTAATGTATTTATGCCAGCAATTGATTGATTTTGAGCAAAAAGCTTGGCAAATGGTTGGGATAATTCCTAGTCATACAATTATGAGCGATCGCCTTATTCTAGGATATCGTCAAGCTACAGCTTTACAAGATAGTCCTTTAATCTTCAAAAACCAGACTATTGAAGGACATGAATTTCATCGTTCTCAAATTACTTCTTCTGCTGCTGAACCTCTTTGGCATCTTCGAGGCTATCATTCTCAAAACCAAAGAGTAATGGAAGGCTTCAAAATCTTTCAACTTCATGCTTCCTACCTTCATCTACATTTTGGTGAAAATAAATTTTTGGCACAAAATTTTATTCAATGTTGCTCAAATCAAAAGAATTAG
- a CDS encoding iron uptake porin — protein sequence MLKLSAWSWLVNPAYLAVAILIPATANATEIPSDQENKVLNQLEIYSQEGQRDSLKQVTNVNQLRDVSPTDWAYEALRSLVDRYGCIAGYPNQTFRGNQALSRYEFAAGLNSCLNQIERLIASSESVAREDIETLSRLTEEFQTELATLGGRVDDLESRTAFLEDNQFSTTTKLSGEVIFAITDSFGDNDDNQTVLGDRFRLNFNTSFTGKDKLVTRLAGGNLDTLLGPTSTQTFNLNNDEENSNNVSVDWLAYYFPIELGEKTQLDVYTAAFGGIHSDYVPTLNPYFEDYDGGNGALSTFASESPIYRIGAGSGAGVSFKFGLLDNLVGPSTITLGYLAGEAGNPSEGAGLFNGDFGALAQLNVALSDSINLGATYVRGYNDGTPTFGNIVGTTLANLDGVQKTTNTFGAQATWKVSDGINLSSYFAYQDVNVQDADLDDGEVWTWGAGIALPDFGKEGNVLGLFAGTPPYLGDAASNKTPIHVEAFYKYQINDNISITPGVIWLQNADQGINDEDDRFIGTLRTTFTF from the coding sequence ATGTTAAAACTAAGCGCGTGGTCTTGGTTGGTTAATCCAGCCTATCTTGCTGTTGCTATTTTAATTCCAGCTACTGCGAATGCAACAGAAATTCCTTCAGATCAAGAAAATAAAGTATTAAATCAATTAGAAATCTATTCCCAAGAAGGACAAAGAGACTCTCTTAAACAAGTTACTAACGTCAATCAACTGCGAGATGTTTCTCCTACAGATTGGGCTTATGAAGCACTTCGTTCTTTAGTAGATCGTTATGGCTGTATTGCTGGATATCCTAATCAAACTTTTAGAGGGAATCAAGCCTTATCTCGTTACGAATTTGCTGCCGGTTTAAATAGCTGTTTAAATCAAATTGAACGTTTGATTGCTTCATCTGAATCTGTAGCCAGAGAAGATATTGAAACTCTTTCAAGATTAACCGAAGAATTCCAAACTGAACTCGCTACTTTAGGCGGAAGAGTAGACGATTTAGAAAGTCGCACTGCTTTCTTAGAAGATAATCAATTCTCTACTACTACTAAATTATCAGGAGAAGTAATTTTCGCTATAACTGACTCTTTTGGAGACAATGATGATAATCAAACAGTTTTAGGCGATCGCTTTCGTTTAAACTTTAATACTAGTTTTACTGGTAAAGATAAATTAGTCACTCGTTTAGCTGGAGGTAATTTAGATACTTTATTAGGCCCTACTAGCACTCAGACATTTAACCTTAACAACGACGAAGAGAATTCTAATAATGTCAGTGTTGATTGGTTGGCTTACTACTTCCCAATTGAATTAGGCGAAAAAACTCAATTAGATGTTTATACTGCTGCTTTTGGTGGTATTCACAGCGATTACGTTCCAACCCTCAATCCTTACTTTGAAGACTACGATGGTGGTAATGGTGCTTTATCGACCTTTGCTTCCGAAAGTCCAATTTATAGAATCGGTGCGGGTTCTGGTGCTGGCGTAAGTTTCAAATTTGGTTTGTTAGATAATCTTGTCGGCCCTAGTACCATAACCCTAGGTTACTTAGCAGGAGAAGCAGGAAATCCTTCAGAAGGGGCTGGTTTATTTAACGGTGATTTTGGTGCTTTAGCCCAACTTAATGTTGCTTTGAGTGATTCTATTAACCTTGGTGCTACTTATGTCAGAGGTTATAACGATGGTACACCTACCTTTGGCAATATTGTTGGTACTACCTTAGCTAATTTAGATGGAGTTCAAAAAACTACTAATACCTTTGGCGCACAAGCTACCTGGAAAGTTTCCGATGGAATTAATCTTAGTAGTTACTTTGCCTATCAAGATGTCAACGTTCAGGATGCTGATCTCGATGATGGTGAAGTTTGGACTTGGGGTGCTGGTATTGCTTTACCTGATTTTGGGAAAGAAGGTAATGTTTTGGGACTCTTTGCAGGTACACCACCTTATTTAGGAGATGCTGCTAGTAATAAAACTCCAATTCATGTAGAAGCTTTCTACAAATATCAAATCAACGATAACATC